The sequence below is a genomic window from Pleurocapsa sp. PCC 7327.
TCTATGCCCATGTCTCGCGACAGGGAAAAACGTTTAAAAAAATTCACAGAACTTTCTCCCCCCACTACGATTTAGGATTTACGATGCTGCTTTACGATCGCCCAATAGAATTGATGTGGATTGGATCTTATTACTTTTTTCCTTCTAAGTCTAGCGAAGTTAACGAATTCGATCGGGAATTTTACAGTTCCTCGTTAGGACGGGGATTCAAGTCATGCAGGAAATCTTCCGCACTGTTACGAGATATTATTTTTCCAGTTAGTTTCGATTGGTGCGCTTACGAGCTACAATAGTGAGAGTATATTTGTACTAAAATAACGGAAAATGAGAGGAATTGACGAATGAGTCTGAATGTCGTACATTTGGTAGGTCGCGCCGGCAGAGATCCGGAAGTTAAATGTTTTGAATCGGGAAGCGTCTTGTGTACGTTAACTTTAGCGGTAAATCGCCCTACCAGTAAAAATGACGAACCCGATTGGTTTAATCTGAAAATTTGGGGCAAAACGGCAGAAGTTGCTGCTAACTACGTTCGGAAGGGAAGTTTGATCGGCATTCAGGGGACGTTGACAATCGAAACTTGGACGGATGACAAGACAGGAACTGAGCGTTCGACTCCCGTTATTAGAGTGGATAGACTCGATTTGTTAGGCTCGAAGCGGGACGCCGACTCCAGCGCAGTCGGCGGCTACGGTAGCGGCAACAGCGAGTTTTAAGA
It includes:
- a CDS encoding single-stranded DNA-binding protein; this translates as MSLNVVHLVGRAGRDPEVKCFESGSVLCTLTLAVNRPTSKNDEPDWFNLKIWGKTAEVAANYVRKGSLIGIQGTLTIETWTDDKTGTERSTPVIRVDRLDLLGSKRDADSSAVGGYGSGNSEF